A region of Salvia splendens isolate huo1 chromosome 17, SspV2, whole genome shotgun sequence DNA encodes the following proteins:
- the LOC121775254 gene encoding 5'-adenylylsulfate reductase 3, chloroplastic-like has protein sequence MAFSVTSSLVHTSSIDQAIAAHFGAFQPLDRLNSAATAVNFSTRRWSVTPLNAELNRNDSIVSAAAAVSSTPGLLNAAEVAGHVEGEDYGELAKELDNCSPLEIMDKALEKFGNDIAIAFSGAEDVALLEYARLTGRPFRVFSLDTGRLNPETYRFFDEVEKHYGIHIEYMFPDAAEVQDLVRNKGLFSFYEDGHQECCRVRKVRPLRRALKGLRAWVTGQRKDQSPGTRSEVPVVQVDPVFEGLDGGDGSLVKWNPVANSKGDDIWSFLRTMNVPVNSLHAKGYISIGCEPCTRAVLPGQHEREGRWWWEDAKAKECGLHKGNIKEENVNGSAVHPNGTTPHSDLFSSNNVVSLSRRGIENLLKLEKRSEAWVVVVYAPWCRFCQAMEESYVELGEKLAGSGVKVAKFRGDGGEKAFAQEQLQLGSFPTVLLFPKHASRPVKYPSEKRDVDSLLAFVNALE, from the exons ATGGCATTTTCTGTCACATCTTCACTTGTTCATACTTCTTCCATTGACCAAGCTATAG CCGCGCATTTCGGTGCATTTCAGCCGCTGGATCGGCTCAATTCCGCAGCAACGGCCGTGAATTTCTCCACGAGGCGCTGGTCCGTGACTCCCTTGAATGCCGAACTGAATCGGAATGACTCGATCGTCTCCGCTGCGGCAGCCGTATCTTCCACTCCTG GTCTATTGAATGCAGCAGAGGTTGCCGGACATGTGGAGGGAGAGGACTATGGAGAATTGGCAAAGGAGCTCGACAATTGTTCGCCGCTCGAGATTATGGATAAAGCCCTTGAGAAATTTGGAAACGATATTGCGATTGCCTTTAG TGGTGCAGAAGATGTTGCTTTGCTCGAATATGCACGTTTAACTGGACGACCATTCAGGGTGTTCAGCCTGGATACTGGGAGGTTGAATCCTGAGACATAccgattctttgatgaagttgAGAAGCACTACGGCATCCACATTGAGTACATGTTTCCTGATGCTGCTGAAGTTCAAGATTTGGTTAGGAACAAGGGTCTATTCTCGTTCTATGAAGACGGGCACCAAGAATGTTGCCGTGTGAGGAAGGTTAGGCCCCTGAGGAGGGCCCTGAAGGGGCTACGTGCATGGGTAACTGGCCAGCGCAAGGATCAGTCCCCAGGTACCCGGTCAGAAGTCCCTGTAGTCCAGGTGGATCCTGTTTTCGAGGGGCTTGATGGTGGGGATGGCAGCTTGGTGAAGTGGAACCCTGTGGCGAACTCCAAAGGTGATGACATATGGAGTTTCCTCCGCACCATGAACGTGCCTGTGAACTCCCTGCACGCCAAAGGCTACATCTCGATAGGATGTGAGCCATGCACGAGGGCAGTGCTGCCTGGCCAGCACGAGCGAGAAGGGCGGTGGTGGTGGGAGGATGCCAAGGCCAAAGAGTGCGGGCTGCACAAGGGCAACATCAAGGAAGAGAACGTGAACGGAAGCGCTGTGCACCCTAATGGAACCACGCCACACTCTGATCTCTTCTCTAGCAACAATGTGGTGAGCCTGAGCAGGCGTGGGATTGAGAATCTGCTGAAGCTGGAGAAGCGGAGTGAGGCTTGGGTGGTGGTGGTGTACGCGCCGTGGTGCAGATTCTGCCAGGCGATGGAGGAGTCGTACGTGGAGTTGGGCGAGAAGCTTGCGGGATCAGGAGTGAAGGTGGCTAAGTTTAGGGGCGATGGGGGAGAGAAAGCGTTCGCGCAGGAGCAGCTGCAGCTGGGGAGTTTCCCTACAGTGCTGTTGTTCCCGAAGCATGCTTCGCGTCCGGTGAAATATCCATCGGAGAAGAGGGATGTCGACTCTTTGCTGGCTTTTGTCAATGCCCTTGAGTAA